Genomic window (Aquimarina sp. BL5):
TATTTGATTTAAAAAGACAGGTCATGTTAGTACTCATGAAATGGATGATCAATTAATATAAATTTTTCATGCTCAAAATAGCATATCATCCTATATATAAACATCCTTTACCAGAAGGGCATCGCTTTCCGATGATCAAATATGAATTATTACCTAAACAATTACTTTATGAAGGTACTTGTATAGAAGAGAATTTTTTTACACCCCAAATACCTGATTCTCGCCATATTTTGGCAATTCATACTCAAGAATATTATAATGAACTTACGAAACTCACCTTAGATCGCAAGGCTATTCGCAAAATAGGTTTTCCATTGTCACAAGAATTGGTGGATCGAGAAGTAATCATTGCTGATGGCACCATTAAAGCTTCAGAATATGCGTTACAACATGGAATCTCTATGAATATCGCAGGTGGAACGCATCACGCGTATACTGATCGTGGTGAGGCTTTTTGCTTATTAAATGATCAAGCGATTGGAGCAAAATATTTATTGCAAAAGCAATTGGCAAAAAAAGTATTAATACTTGATCTGGATGTACATCAGGGTAACGGAACTGCAGAGATATTTGAGAATGACGATGATGTATTTACATTCTCGATGCATGGAGCAAGTAATTACCCTTTTAAAAAAGAACAATCCGACTTAGATATTCCTCTTGATAATGGAACTGAAGATGTGGATTATTTAAAAACCCTAAAAGAAATCCTTCCCCAACTTATAGAAAAACAAAAACCAGATTTCATTTATTATCTCTGTGGTGTAGATATTTTGGATTCGGATAAACTAGGTAAATTGAGTTGTACGATTAATGGCTGTAAAGAAAGAGATCGTTTTGTACTGCAAACTTGCAAGGATCTATCGATTCCAGTAATGTGTTCTATGGGTGGTGGATACTCCGCTGATATCAAAATCATAATTGATGCACATGCAAATACCTTTAGATTAGCTCAAGAAATCTATTTCTAAGATAATTGAAAATCAAAAAATGCTAAAACTGTAAGTATTATAATACAACCTGTAGACATAATAAACCTACATATAAACAATTTCAACACTTCCCTTTAACAAATTCGCAAGTACCATAGCGTTTTAGTGCATAAAAAACTAAAAACCAATACAGTTAAAAGTTTTTTGATAAAAATTCCATTTATACAAAATAGAATCAATAACGAAATACTAAAAGTTTTTACGCAATCGTTATAGATGTTTATTAACCGTAACACAAATCATCAAAATGAAAAGTTTTTACATTACCCTATTGTGTGCATTACTTATATGCATCAATGCTACCTCACAAACCGATAATTGCGAAGGCAATTGGTTATCTACTAGTGGCAATAAACTGCTTGACTCCGATGGAAATGAAGTAATTCTAGCTGGAGTTAACTGGTTTGGTTTCGAAACTCAAATAAGTATCCCTCACGGATTATATGCTAGGGATATTGAAGGGATGTTGCAGCAGACAAAAGATTTAGGATTCAATTGTCTTAGAATTCCTTGGCATAATATGATGCTAAGAGACGGTGCTACTTTTCAAGAAGCAAATTACTGGGTAAAAGATCCTTATACATATGACGGAACACCAGAAAACGGCCCATATTCTAATTTAGGGCTTCAAGGGCTTACGAAACCTATTGAGGTTATGGATTATTTGATCCAATGGTGTCAGGATAATGATATGAAAGTTATATTAGACTGTCATTCCAGAAACCCTGATGCATATTTAGTTG
Coding sequences:
- a CDS encoding histone deacetylase, which gives rise to MLKIAYHPIYKHPLPEGHRFPMIKYELLPKQLLYEGTCIEENFFTPQIPDSRHILAIHTQEYYNELTKLTLDRKAIRKIGFPLSQELVDREVIIADGTIKASEYALQHGISMNIAGGTHHAYTDRGEAFCLLNDQAIGAKYLLQKQLAKKVLILDLDVHQGNGTAEIFENDDDVFTFSMHGASNYPFKKEQSDLDIPLDNGTEDVDYLKTLKEILPQLIEKQKPDFIYYLCGVDILDSDKLGKLSCTINGCKERDRFVLQTCKDLSIPVMCSMGGGYSADIKIIIDAHANTFRLAQEIYF